The Babylonia areolata isolate BAREFJ2019XMU chromosome 2, ASM4173473v1, whole genome shotgun sequence genome segment ggtctcctctggtgtgtggcctcctggcgacctaacatcgatggtcccctgcggactgccgacgctggaactgtgacggacgaacccgggtgtggccatgtatgggggaatctaaatgagcggcgtgggagtaatgccactgaaacggtgcagatgatgtatCCGCTCTTCAaaactcatgccacactgatctcatttcatcaagTATCagagccctgaaatggccctttgGGCAAAAAGCAACACGACATGACCGCCAGGGACCCGCAGTTTCGGGGGTTaatgacgggagcaatagccgagtggttaaagcactggactttcaatctgagggcccctggttcgaatctcggtaacggcgactggtgggtaaagggttgagatttttccgatctcccacgtcaacttATAGCGCAGACCttcttgtgtctgaaccccctttcaagtgtatacgcaagcagaagatcaaatacgcacgttaaagatcatgtaatccatgtcggccTTCGGTAgcctatggaaacaagaacatacccagcatgcacacacacccccaccccccgaaaattgagtatggctgcctacatggcgggtgaagaacggtcatgcacgtaaaagcccactcgtatacatacgagtgaacgtgggagttgcagcccacgaacgaagaagaagaatgggggtTGATGGTTCACCTGCAATGGGAGGGACGGCCACGGAGCCAAGGCCGCTGCACAGCATGACAAACCCGAAGGCCACGGGCAGGTTCTTGGGGCCCAGATAGTGGTCCAGGATGGGGGTCACCAGCAGGAGGGACGGCCCGTACATCGCCCCTGGGGGAGACACGGACAACCCACGATGCTTCAGTTTACAGTAAGTGACCAAGCGTGTGGACTGACTGATCCGTGaaagctacactacatctgcaggtgcctgaccagcataaAACCCAACGCACTGGCCAGGCCCTGAGAGCTTATCCTGGACTTGCGTAAAAcatcaacatgaaatgaaatgaaatataatcaaacaaataagtaaatatctAAAATACCACCAAATGAAAGACGTGAAGAAGGCCAATGAttgaaacaaaaatattttttcagttacagtgggaagtcatttacagcttaatacTTTGTGAAGTACTTGGAAGTaagatcgcactggctcttagcgctgcagccttgagggctagttggcctttgggaaccatcccaacgccgattgccctaaaaccctcttggccgagagtgtgaggatataacttgggcaaggcactctccgctataatcaaatcctggcccagacagtcaggacagcagttgcctcctctgctgttctgatggtcatagtcggacacccaacgccgactgtcctaaaaccctcttggccgagagagtcgggatgtacttgggcaagacactctccacaataatcaaattctagcccagatagtcggaacagcagttgctgttctgatggtcatagtcggacacgattctatcatatatgtatatagtcggacacgactgacaatcatacttATCTCCCAACTCGCTGATATAATCTTCACTGACCGGTCAGAATCCTCTCCACCACCAGTGCCAGGAGGGAGAGTccgtagagagggaggaggagctgCACCAGGGCGAACCCCACACCCACTAGGAACAGAGCCGTCAGGAGGTGGCCCGGCATCCGGCTGAAGACGAAGCCCCCCGTGACCCGGGTCACAATGAGGGTCAGCCCGTACGCCGTGTACAGCTTGGGCAGGTCCTCAAAGGCAACCCCGACGCTCTGGGCGTAGGCCGGGAAGAAGTTGAGGGAGGTGGCGTAGCCCGCAGTCATCATCATCTGGTTCAGGCAGATCACCCACAGGAACTTGTTGCACAGCAGGGCCTTGATGCGCTGGCTGTAGTGGAAACCACATCATTCATATCATGTTAAagcaaatggggaaaaaaattgtaTCAGAAATAAATGATTTGTAGACACTCAGAGTCTTAGACTCGGATATTCCATTCATTTCGAGTCTTAGCCCCATATATGAAGACTGGCAACAACATGGTTTTATTATCATGGttcagagatagaaagaaagcgagagaggggggggggatatgatgtgggagtgagggagggggggagtgaatgcCAAAGCGAGGGTCCACGGCCAGAATGATATGTCATTACGCGTCATCAGACATCTTTATCGCGACAGCATGAAACTAAAAGCATCGGCAGCAAATTTCTGTGCCCAAATAATcactatatctctgtgtgtgttgcccaTGAAACTGCGATTTATCAACATAGTTCGAAATGACCAATTCACGATTGCTGTCAGTAATATACAAACAACAGCTTTTCGttaatatttatctatttgtttgtttgaattactTGGTTTTAGTATCATCTAATATTTTATGCTTCAATAACCATGAAATattatgttttgttctgttctgctctggtATAGTCCAGTCTAGTCTGGTCTTGTGTGGTCTAGTCCTGTCAGTTCTATTCTGCTCTCCCTGAAAATTTGCGGCACGGTTTCCTCCGCATTTCCTTCGCATTTCTTCACTTAGTGTGAACTAATCTCGTTTCATGAACAGAAAATCCCATTCTGTTTTATTCTGGTCGAGTAGATTCAATTCGAGTCGAGTCTggtcaactatctgggctagaatttgagtatAGTGGAAAATGtcgtgcccaagttacacccccactctctcggccaagagggttttaggacagtcggcgttgggatggttcctaaaggccaactagcaccccccgcccccccccccccctccaaggctgcagcactaagagccagtgcaattttgcctcctagttagagagtcatagtccttcacaaaagactaagctgtaaatggtttctgtTCTAATCTAGTCTGATCAAGTCCACCTGAAGTTTTGCGGCGCGGCGTCCCCCATAATTCCGGTCACGGGGGTGCTGTCGGCGCTGCCCTTTTTCTCCGGGCTCCTTGCCGACTGGGGGCTACTGGTGCTGGAGTCAATGCTGCCAGATTCCTGCGAGGAGCTCCCGGTCAGAGAGTCCGTCACCAGCGTTGACTCGGACTCTTCCTCGGCGCAGTCCTTCCGGACAATGTTTGCTTCGGTGAGGTGCTGCTCCTCCTCCGGCGGCGTCTGCCCGTCGCGGCAGTTTTTGCTGCAGGGGCGGCGACGGAAGTACACGGAACCCAGGACGCAGATCTGAAAGGAGAAAAGAACCAGTTGACTGAATTCGGTTTCAATTTCAAGTTTGCAGTGGACGGAGGCAGGAGAAAGGTTAAAaggctcatctgccaatacagtgtccgttgggggaggggtggggtggggaggggagtgggtgggcggGTTTAGGTTCGATtcccccgctctcgccctttctcctatgCTTTACTGGAGGAATAAAAGATGTGCATCTGGTCGTTCGGATTAGACgacaaatcgaggtcccgtgtgcagcacgcacttggcgcactgaaaaagaacccacggcaacaaaagagtttgtcctctggcaaaattcggtagaagaaatcccctctgataggtacgcaattatacatgcatgcactcaaggcctgagaaagcccgttgggttatgttgctagccaggcatctgcctagcagatctgGTGCATGCAGCGTAtgtgtatttgtccgaacgcagtgacacatccttggggaaactgaaactgaaacagacacttCAAGGTGGCGTGAAAGCATGTGGACTGGTCCGCGCTTGTAATTCTACTCGAGACACACgttcttctttgttctgtgttctgtgttctttttttttttctttttttttaacaaaagcgGTATTAAGGAAATGAACATACTGACTCTAAAAGAACGAGGACGGACACAATTTGAAACCCCTTCACCTGTGCCAAGATCCCGGCAAAGCAGAGCATGGTCATTCGCCAGCCGTGGTCCACGATCAGCCAGCGGAGCAGGTAAGGAGTGCCGATCAGCCCGAAACCTGGCGCCGCCAGAGAGATGCCGAAAGCCACAGTGCGGTACTTCACAAAGTAGGTGCTGACCACCGTCACAGAGGCTGTGAAGGCCAGGCCAGATCCTAGGCCtgcagtttaccacacacacacgcgcacgcacgcacgcacgcacgcatgcacacacacacacacacacacacacacacacacacacacacacacacacactcgatccaAGTCTCAGTTTCAAAAGCGTGCGAACTGGTCCATTCACGTCATGTTCTGCTTCATAAAGAGCAGACAGCTGACCGACACATAAACCCAACAGGCTGGTCAGGGTCTTGAGAGACGacaaacctacctacctacaatataatatatatgatatgtatgcGCAATACCACAGTTTGATACCCTTGTCATCAGCTACAGGGGAATTGCAAAGAAATCGTTTTCAACATCACAACTGATCAacgcaacattaaaaaaaaaaaaaaaaagggtgtgtgtgtgttgggggggcggaggggggagggctttTCTGCCGTTCtggggcagtgacttcatatctgCTGAGTCTAGGGCTCGGCTCAGGacggcggggcccaatcctcttccttccgctgttttaattaACCTTCCCCAGTCAAAGTCGGGCACCCATttacacctgagtggagtgaggaaaatcggagtaaagtgcctttctttcCCGAGGATGCAACACCATGCCAGAAAAcgggggcttcgaaccctgatcactggtgaacactggatcagaagtcgtCAGACTCGGCCACGGCGACTCCTAACATagcattaacacatacacacgcacgcacgcacgcacacacacacacacacacacacacacacacacacggtattagCCTTTGTTTGATCCACATCCGAACATTAATTACAGGAGCATTAGGCATGAAAATAAAATTTTCACGCGAAAATGAAtcatcctttttatttctttttctttctttttttcgtattttaTTCACAAAGCGTATTCCACAGAATATAGAGGACTAATCAAAACGTCCACCGGTGTATGGTTTTCAAAAGCGAATGTTAGATTGAATTAATCAACACCCTGCTGTTTGTGCGTGTTAATGTACAATGTTCCCCACAAACTAATTACGACGCAGTGTGATTAAGGTGTGGATGATGATTCAtactggtttctttttcttctttcttcctttttttaaagacAGTCCACGTTGTTGACCTTCACAATGGCAAAAATGAGTTCCGTTTTCAATCTCTTCCTATTTGTTCTTCCTCTTTGGCATATCTAAAAATGTTTAgaaattgcactgtattgtggtgaattgcattgtattatactgtattgtattgtattgtgttgtattgtattgcgtagtgtactgtagtgtagtgcggcgctgtgtgttgtattttattgtatagtAATATAttcagtgtagtgtattgtgttgaagCACAGTGTAGAGGAGCGTAGTGTTGTATTATATTCAGTGTTATTATGCAGTGTACAAGATGACAAGATAACAATCACAAGAtgatttattgtccttaaaaggaggtgcttggtgtggtggcacacagttaaatcctatatagtacacatatagacatacataaaccattcagctgatttgcatacactcaagagcacacaatctcagctgcatcaaatatccatctccatttcacactcgttataagaaaTTACTTAAAACATGTAAAGCAACCTtaaaatataaacaagtaggttacaataatacATAAGTAAATTAAGGAGGGTTTATAacgtaaataaataatcaaatgcataaataaatgacaacaacaacaataacaatgataaaaatagtaattatgctaataatgatgatgatgatgatgataataataacaacagtaataatgataacaacaacaatgatactactactactactaacaccaccaccactaccactactactaatgataataataataataaatgaataaatggattaaGACTCCTTGTCCTATACTAGAAACTAGGCAGCCTGGGATTAAAATACAACACTCAATACCTGAAAACTGACAATCGTATAAAAATTGCagtattaaagaacacacacacacacacacacacacacacgcacgcatacacacgcacacacacgcatacacgtgcgcacacacacacacacacacacacacacacacacatgcatacacgcacacacaaagacacacactcacacacacacacgcacatacagtctaatgcagtgtactgtagtgtgatGGAgtggagtgctgtgctgtgcagtgtagtgtagtgtagtgtcatgtaTAGTCCTTTGTGACAACCAAAAATTTGTgatgctctccccagagagagctcATCGCCATAGAACgaagtcctttttttctttttctttttttctctcccctttctctctgattATTCCATGTCATTTATTTTACCTATCAAACTGGAATTTCCTGTAGATTTTCGCGACGGACTACTTTATTTTTGCCGCTGGGTCTTTTCTGTGCGCTCAGTACACGAGGCACACGGGAcctaaagataagataagaataactttataactttatcatctccaactaGAAAAATTTGGTccggtgcattatcacaacatagacaagtaaacaacattgggaccataactgtaaaagtcaacaacagcttttacgaacataacgaagacacaaatgtaaaaatattacatacaccgtttcatacattcatccacacattgcaggtattAGTAAGTATTCTtaatataaaaacagaaagaattaagaaacattattttgaatataattatgagcatagtctattatattgcacattgattataatagatagataagataagaataaatatAAATTGCATCAGGtacggaaaaccacaaccagataatcagcacacacccgcacccaaccacaccacacccaccccccacacacggattacttgattaaacagagTAATAAACATGTGTTCTCAAAGAAAAACATTTCgcatattcgctttaaaaacatCTTGGCAATGGACAGACTCTAAGATGATGTTAGGGGTTcagaaggttaaaggtcccataacttTTTGCGGTCATAGGAGCAGtaaattcacattcactgtgtccagagctcggcataggaagtcggggcccacccctctccttcagtCGGTTCCAGCTTttcccgaccgaagtcaggtacccgttcacgcCTGAGTGGGGTGGAGTGAAAATCGGAGAGAAGTGCTtttcccaatgacacaacaccattctGAAACGGGACCACagactctgatcactggtgaatactGAATCgtaagtccaacacctgaccaagTCCGTCTGCCACGGCGACCAAAGCTGTCTCAAAAGGAGACATCGGCTATTCAAACTGTCGCATTTCTTTACAGTCATAAAGAACTCAACactcatgtggtgtgtgtgtgtgtgtgtgtgtgtgtgtgtgtgtgtgtgtgtgtgtgtgtgtgtgtgtgtgtgtgtgtgtgttcgtgtgttcgttctttagtttaacgtcttttcactgaagtgatattagacgagggtaggaaaaaaaatcgagtgggaggagggggagggggagggggggaattactgtgtacgcatgcgagtaagtgaaagtgtgtgtgtgtgtgtgtgtgtgtgtgtgtgtgtgtgtgtgtgtgtgtgttacatatagaaaatgattgatttaagttttgtttaaaaagaacaaaaaacaaacaaacaaaaaacaaaacaaaaaaacaaacaaaaaaaaaacaaaaacaaaaacaaacaaacaacaaaacaaacaaaaaaacaacaacaacaccataacaatataacatatttcaaatgaaaaactaacaactataacaacgaaccaactgggctatttaacaaggagttgaaaaagtcatacattagcaatggactgctgaagatcgtcaacactgaagatgattgtgtgtgtgtgtgtgtgttgtgtgtgtgttgtgttgtattgtgttgtgttgttgttttgctgaatCAACATCAACCGTCTCCATACTCTCCCTGAGCGCTCTACCACAAAAGCCCCGCATCATGGTTATGTCCTTTTTCCAGTGAGTTGTTGCAGTAGGTTGAAGTATCATTGATTCCCTAAATTGCGCGAATCATTATCAGCTTGCCCCCCATCCTTTCCAcacccaccttttttcttcttcctcttttttcgggggtggggggaatagtaAGATATAGTAGACTATGCGTTGAAGTGAAGGGATATCATGGTGTTCAGTGCAGAACATTTCATGCTTCACGCTAAGAGTAAGTCTAAGTGGGTAGTAGGGATCTGATGTTGGCGTCTAGTCTATCTGGGTCAAGAAAGCATGATACATTATAGTCCATAAAACCGTACAATTCCTATCATAGACACTGAACTAaacttatgacgggcgcaatagccgagtggttaaagcgttggactgtcaatctgagggtcccgggttcgaatcacggtgacggcgcctggtgggtaaagggtggagatttttacgatctcccaggtcaacatatgtgcagacctgctagtgcctgaacccccttcgtgtgtatatgcaagcagaagatcaaatacgcatgttaaagatcctgtaacccatgtcagcgttcggtgggttatggaaacaagaacatacccagcatgcacacaccccgaaaacggagtatggctgcctatatggcggggtaaaaacgg includes the following:
- the LOC143277393 gene encoding monocarboxylate transporter 12-B-like — translated: MDVSVFGGSGEVGAWSELKQSYPDSQGLLALVFSLALGGRFLIGPVSGILSDLLTHRVAIMIGGFLLAAGMAAASFSQDLISVLFFLGVGCASVTVVSTYFVKYRTVAFGISLAAPGFGLIGTPYLLRWLIVDHGWRMTMLCFAGILAQICVLGSVYFRRRPCSKNCRDGQTPPEEEQHLTEANIVRKDCAEEESESTLVTDSLTGSSSQESGSIDSSTSSPQSARSPEKKGSADSTPVTGIMGDAAPQNFSQRIKALLCNKFLWVICLNQMMMTAGYATSLNFFPAYAQSVGVAFEDLPKLYTAYGLTLIVTRVTGGFVFSRMPGHLLTALFLVGVGFALVQLLLPLYGLSLLALVVERILTGAMYGPSLLLVTPILDHYLGPKNLPVAFGFVMLCSGLGSVAVPPIAGALYDAYGTYNVCCYIAGSAGGVAALSLIFSLLIKDSRPSKG